One window of Papaver somniferum cultivar HN1 chromosome 9, ASM357369v1, whole genome shotgun sequence genomic DNA carries:
- the LOC113314272 gene encoding ras-related protein RABE1c-like, whose protein sequence is MATPPARSRADYDYLIKLLLIGDSGVGKSCLLLRFSDGSFTTSFITTIGIDFKIRTIELDGKRIKLQIWDTAGQERFRTITTAYYRGAMGILLVYDVTDESSFNNIRNWIRNIEQHASDNVNKILVGNKADMDESKRAVPTAKGQALADEYGIKFFETSAKTNLNVEQVFFSIATDIKQRLAETDTRTEPQTFKISKPDDSAGPSQPPPKSACCGS, encoded by the exons ATGGCTACTCCACCTGCCAGGTCCCGAGCTGATTACGATTACCTCATAAAACTTCTACTAATTGGCGACAGCG GTGTGGGTAAGAGTTGCCTTCTTTTACGTTTTTCTGATGGATCCTTCACCACCAGTTTCATTACCACCATTGG TATTGATTTTAAGATAAGAACTATTGAGCTTGATGGCAAGCGGATCAAGTTACAAATCTGGGATACAGCTGGTCAAGAGCGTTTTCGGACAATTACAACAG CCTATTACCGTGGAGCCATGGGTATCTTGCTGGTATATGATGTTACTGATGAGTCATCTTTCAATA ACATCAGAAACTGGATCCGCAACATTGAGCAACATGCCTCTGACAATGTTAACAAGATACTTGTTGGCAACAAGGCTGACATGGATGAAAGCAAAAGA GCTGTTCCCACCGCCAAGGGTCAAGCACTTGCGGATGAGTATGGCATTAAGTTCTTTGAGACT AGTGCAAAGACCAATCTGAATGTGGAGCAGGTTTTCTTTTCTATAGCAACTGATATAAAGCAAAGACTCGCAGAAACAGACACGAGAACTGAA CCACAAACGTTCAAGATTAGCAAACCAGATGATTCGGCTGGGCCCAGTCAACCTCCTCCAAAATCAGCTTGCTGCGGTTCCTAA